The proteins below come from a single Panicum hallii strain FIL2 chromosome 7, PHallii_v3.1, whole genome shotgun sequence genomic window:
- the LOC112899445 gene encoding laforin-like yields the protein MAWGLGRGGPRCRGVGPRGRRRFSGPRHGTLGGGEGSRGTGGPRGVSGPRCRGVGPRSRASAGRAASAGRGAAAWDLRAARLRGREAAGQTCTRPRADVHAATGRAARGPAWQRGVGRRRRRPRAAGADGDMDGSSAENQAPHSKTAVVDTLSMESMPVAAILHHLSLSLSLSPNLPLALSTESA from the exons ATGGCGTGGGGCTTGGGGCGCGGTGGGCCTCGGTGCCGCGGCGTGGGAcctcgggggcggcggcggttctCGGGGCCGCGGCATGGGACCTTAGGGGGCGGCGAGGGCTCGCGGGGCACCGGTGGGCCGCGGGGCGTCAGCGGGCCGCGGTGCCGCGGCGTGGGACCTCGCTCGAGGGCGTCGGCGGGCCGCGCGGCGTCGGCGGGCCGCGGTGCTGCGGCGTGGGATCTCAGGGCGGCGCGGCTTAGGGGCCGCGAGGCCGCGGGGCAGACGTGCACGCGGCCACGGGCAGATGTGCACGCGGCCACGGGCAGAGCTGCGCGGGGGCCCGCGTGGCAGAGgggcgtggggcggcggcggcggcggccgcgggccgCGGGGGCC GATGGTGATATGGATGGAAGTTCTGCTGAAAACCAGGCTCCTCATAGTAAAACTGCGGTGGTGGATACTCTGAGTATGGAGTCCATGCCGGTGGCGGCCATCCTCCACCACCTCTCCCTctcgctctccctctcccccaaTCTGCCATTAGCACTCTCGACTGAATCTGCTTGA